One stretch of Priestia megaterium DNA includes these proteins:
- a CDS encoding CitMHS family transporter: MLALLGFTMIIVFTYLIMSKRMSPIVALMVIPLLFAVIGGFGKGVGDMMLEGLKQVAPSAAMLLFAILYFGVMIDAGLFDPLIKQLLKIVKGDPLKIVIGTALLSLLVALDGDGTTTYMITVSALLPLYKRLNMSPLVLTTVAMLSLSIMSSMTPWGGPATRAIVALHLDASEFFIPLLPTLIGGALWVIFTGYILGKKERRRLGAIDIEQFELKSSLAFAEDASLTSQEDITQPKKIWINLALTIALMVVLVSGIWSVSVLFMIGFALALMINYPKLEDQKERLMAHAGNALTVAALVFAAGIFTGILSGTKMVDEMASLLIHLVPDSLGSFLPTIVALTSMPFTFVMSNDAYYFGVLPIFAETAASYGIDPLEIARASVLGQPVHLLSPLVASTFLLVGMVGVDLGEHQRFAFKWAVLTSLVLIVLAIVTGALTLF, from the coding sequence ATGCTAGCACTACTAGGTTTTACAATGATTATTGTCTTTACGTATCTGATTATGTCAAAAAGGATGTCTCCTATCGTAGCTTTAATGGTCATTCCACTTCTTTTTGCCGTGATTGGAGGGTTTGGCAAAGGCGTCGGAGACATGATGCTAGAAGGGTTAAAACAAGTAGCTCCGTCAGCTGCGATGCTGCTGTTCGCCATCTTATATTTCGGGGTTATGATTGATGCCGGACTGTTTGATCCATTAATTAAGCAGCTGTTAAAAATCGTAAAAGGCGATCCGCTTAAAATCGTCATCGGAACGGCTCTTCTATCGCTTTTAGTTGCACTAGACGGAGACGGTACAACCACTTATATGATTACGGTTTCTGCTCTTCTTCCACTTTATAAACGCCTGAATATGAGTCCGTTAGTGTTAACGACAGTTGCGATGCTTTCTCTTAGTATCATGAGCAGTATGACGCCTTGGGGAGGCCCAGCTACTCGTGCGATTGTCGCCCTTCACCTCGATGCATCAGAGTTCTTTATTCCACTTCTTCCAACGTTAATTGGCGGAGCTTTGTGGGTAATCTTTACAGGTTATATTCTTGGAAAAAAAGAGCGCAGACGACTTGGTGCTATTGACATCGAGCAGTTTGAATTAAAAAGCTCGCTTGCTTTTGCTGAAGACGCGTCCTTAACTTCTCAAGAAGATATTACACAGCCTAAAAAAATCTGGATTAACTTAGCTTTGACCATTGCATTAATGGTTGTATTAGTTTCTGGTATTTGGTCTGTTTCTGTTTTATTTATGATTGGCTTTGCGCTTGCTCTTATGATTAACTATCCAAAACTTGAGGATCAAAAAGAACGTTTAATGGCTCATGCAGGCAACGCACTAACCGTTGCAGCACTTGTTTTTGCAGCCGGTATTTTTACAGGAATACTATCCGGCACTAAAATGGTGGATGAAATGGCCAGTTTGTTAATTCATTTAGTTCCTGATTCACTCGGTTCCTTTTTACCGACGATTGTCGCTTTAACAAGCATGCCGTTTACATTTGTGATGAGTAACGACGCCTATTACTTCGGTGTTTTACCAATATTTGCTGAAACGGCTGCTTCTTACGGAATTGATCCGTTGGAAATTGCGCGAGCTTCAGTACTCGGACAACCTGTTCATCTGTTAAGTCCACTCGTTGCCTCTACCTTTTTACTTGTAGGTATGGTAGGTGTTGATCTTGGTGAACATCAGCGCTTTGCATTTAAATGGGCAGTTTTAACGTCTCTTGTTCTGATTGTCCTTGCTATTGTGACAGGCGCACTTACGCTATTTTAA
- a CDS encoding Bax inhibitor-1/YccA family protein: MQEVIGVEQRSLFQKVLVTFIFSLFISTVGLYVGQYVPPAYFIPLAIAELVMLVAAFMLRKKKSVGYGFTYAFSFISGITLFPIVSHYASVAGAQVVLYAFGSTFVIFTVMGVIGAKTKKDLGFLGSFLLVALLALVCISIFSLFSPLTTPGLMAFSVIGTIVFSLYVLYDFNKMKHGEITEELVPILALSLYLDFINLFINLLRFFGILGSDD; encoded by the coding sequence ATGCAAGAAGTGATTGGAGTAGAGCAGCGGTCTCTGTTTCAAAAAGTATTAGTAACATTTATTTTTTCGTTATTTATTTCAACAGTTGGCTTATACGTAGGTCAATATGTGCCGCCGGCTTATTTTATTCCGTTAGCGATTGCTGAACTTGTGATGCTGGTTGCGGCATTTATGTTAAGAAAGAAAAAAAGCGTAGGATACGGTTTTACATATGCGTTTTCATTTATATCAGGCATCACGCTCTTTCCAATTGTTAGCCACTATGCGTCAGTAGCGGGAGCGCAGGTCGTTCTTTATGCGTTTGGAAGCACGTTCGTTATTTTTACGGTGATGGGTGTAATTGGCGCAAAAACGAAAAAAGATTTAGGGTTTTTAGGCAGCTTTTTATTAGTAGCGCTGTTAGCACTGGTCTGTATCAGCATTTTCTCGCTGTTTAGTCCATTAACAACGCCTGGACTCATGGCATTCTCAGTGATTGGTACCATCGTTTTCTCACTTTATGTGCTGTATGATTTTAATAAAATGAAGCACGGTGAAATCACAGAAGAGCTTGTTCCGATTTTGGCACTGTCTTTGTATTTAGATTTTATTAATCTATTCATCAACTTGCTTCGCTTTTTCGGTATTTTAGGAAGCGATGATTAA
- the clpP gene encoding ATP-dependent Clp endopeptidase proteolytic subunit ClpP has translation MSTIPYVIEQSNRGERSYDIYSRLLKDRIILIGDEINDHIANSVVAQLLFLAADDPKKDISLYINSPGGSTSAGFAIYDTMQYIEPDVQTICTGMAASFGALLLLAGTKGKRYALPNSEIMIHQPLGGARGQATEIEISARRILKLKQHINEIISTRTGQPVEKVANDTERDYFMSAEEAKEYGIIDGILLPK, from the coding sequence ATGAGCACCATTCCATATGTGATTGAACAAAGTAACCGCGGTGAACGTTCGTATGATATTTATTCGAGGCTGTTAAAAGACCGAATTATTTTAATTGGTGATGAAATCAATGATCATATTGCCAACAGCGTGGTTGCGCAGCTGCTGTTTCTTGCGGCAGATGATCCTAAAAAAGATATTTCACTTTACATTAACAGCCCCGGAGGTTCGACTTCAGCAGGGTTTGCGATTTATGATACAATGCAGTACATCGAGCCGGACGTTCAAACGATTTGCACGGGCATGGCCGCTTCTTTTGGCGCACTGCTTCTGTTAGCAGGAACAAAAGGAAAGCGCTATGCACTGCCGAATAGCGAAATTATGATTCATCAGCCGCTAGGAGGGGCTAGAGGGCAAGCGACTGAAATTGAAATTAGCGCTCGCCGAATTTTAAAGCTCAAGCAGCATATTAATGAAATCATATCAACACGAACGGGACAGCCGGTTGAAAAAGTGGCAAACGATACGGAACGAGATTATTTTATGAGTGCTGAAGAGGCAAAGGAGTACGGAATTATTGACGGTATTCTTTTGCCGAAATAA
- a CDS encoding sigma-70 family RNA polymerase sigma factor — protein sequence MSRSKKIEIQTESFDDACWNEHYPKLQQYCRFLAQNVWDGDDIAQETFLKAQRYKGEEQRLSSALLNKIAYHHWIDLLRKRKREGIVEEKALEQQAEKHTFDSKGHSVELLLSQFTPKQAVIFFLKEGFRYQLKEIASILQTSETAVKSNLHRAKQRLEKGSEPFSTDSFWDEKERKELSELFYKTLEVQDPALLIHALPSLKSIIQKPAYTPTCTLCMAA from the coding sequence ATGTCACGTTCAAAAAAAATCGAAATACAAACAGAAAGCTTTGACGATGCCTGCTGGAACGAGCATTACCCAAAATTGCAGCAGTACTGCCGCTTTTTAGCGCAGAATGTGTGGGATGGAGACGATATTGCCCAAGAAACGTTTTTAAAGGCTCAGCGATATAAAGGTGAAGAGCAAAGACTGTCTTCCGCGCTGTTAAACAAAATAGCGTATCACCACTGGATCGACCTGCTGCGAAAAAGAAAGCGTGAAGGAATAGTCGAAGAAAAAGCTTTGGAACAACAAGCTGAAAAGCATACGTTTGATAGTAAGGGACACTCGGTCGAGCTGCTGCTTAGTCAATTTACGCCGAAGCAAGCGGTTATCTTTTTCTTAAAAGAAGGATTCCGCTATCAGCTGAAAGAAATCGCTTCGATTTTACAAACGTCAGAAACAGCGGTAAAAAGCAATTTGCATCGTGCCAAGCAGCGGTTAGAAAAAGGGAGTGAACCGTTTTCCACAGATTCTTTTTGGGATGAAAAAGAACGAAAAGAGCTGTCAGAGCTTTTTTATAAGACGCTAGAAGTGCAGGATCCAGCACTTTTGATTCATGCTCTACCTTCCTTAAAAAGCATCATCCAAAAACCGGCGTATACTCCGACGTGCACTCTCTGCATGGCTGCATAG
- a CDS encoding DUF2199 domain-containing protein — protein MRRRRLYGKKKTNKLHYKDLTCEYPQPALPMSYTSEAPFYYYDASDDERQNDFELYSEICIMNQEHFFIRGCVEIPVLNEENPFIWNVWVSLSEENFRRMIDLWESDKRENEPPYFGWFSVSIPGYPETLNLKTKVHTRSVGTRPLIELEPTDHPLAVEQREGITLERIKYIQKQLTSY, from the coding sequence ATGCGAAGAAGACGATTATATGGCAAGAAGAAAACGAACAAACTTCACTATAAAGACTTAACCTGTGAATACCCTCAGCCTGCTTTGCCTATGAGCTATACAAGTGAAGCTCCTTTTTACTATTATGACGCGTCAGACGACGAAAGACAAAACGACTTTGAACTATATTCAGAGATTTGTATCATGAATCAAGAACATTTTTTCATTAGAGGCTGTGTTGAAATTCCTGTTCTCAATGAAGAAAATCCTTTCATTTGGAACGTCTGGGTTTCTTTAAGTGAAGAAAATTTCCGCCGAATGATAGATTTATGGGAAAGTGACAAAAGAGAAAATGAACCGCCTTATTTCGGCTGGTTTTCAGTTTCAATTCCAGGCTATCCGGAAACGTTAAATTTAAAAACAAAAGTGCATACAAGATCTGTTGGAACACGGCCGCTCATTGAATTAGAGCCGACCGATCACCCTTTAGCCGTCGAGCAGCGGGAAGGGATAACTCTAGAGCGAATCAAATACATACAAAAACAATTGACTTCGTATTAA
- a CDS encoding C40 family peptidase, with product MKVMKPLMVTALGLSLATFYEGAFPAEKAVQVQAATDENVIADKAKTYEGADYTSGGETLSEGFDSSGFVQYVFKQALDTTLPRSVKEQSELGTDVDKNELQAGDVLFFDTNENGEVNVAAIYIGDDEMIYASSSDGKVVVKNISSSAYWSSHFAKAKRITEAPEIAKDNEVIAEALKHLGTPYVFGGESPTDGFDCSAFVAYVFQHASDVYLPRSTDQQWQVGEEVARADLKPGDVIFFKDTYREGISHVGIYAGGNQFIHAKRSENVTVDYLTSSYWTSKYAGARRYDDLALSKDNPFVTESLKYVGEVPYAQGGTSPSAGFDTAGFVQYIYKEAAGKDIPRYASQQWEAGETISQSDLKPGDLVFFEGSSLIPSIYIGNDYVVHVSTSQGVKITNYKVDSYWAPKYYGAKRMP from the coding sequence ATGAAAGTAATGAAACCTCTTATGGTCACAGCGTTAGGACTTAGTCTTGCCACTTTTTATGAAGGCGCTTTTCCTGCAGAAAAAGCTGTGCAAGTACAGGCTGCCACAGATGAAAACGTGATTGCTGACAAAGCAAAAACGTATGAAGGAGCGGATTATACGTCTGGAGGAGAGACGCTAAGCGAAGGGTTTGACAGCTCTGGCTTCGTTCAATATGTGTTTAAGCAAGCGCTCGATACAACGCTTCCTCGTTCCGTGAAAGAACAGTCAGAGCTTGGAACAGACGTCGATAAAAACGAGCTGCAAGCAGGCGATGTATTGTTTTTTGACACCAATGAAAACGGTGAAGTGAACGTAGCCGCTATTTATATCGGAGACGATGAGATGATTTATGCATCTTCTTCAGACGGAAAAGTCGTTGTGAAAAACATTTCAAGCAGCGCGTATTGGTCATCACATTTCGCCAAAGCAAAGCGCATTACAGAAGCACCGGAAATTGCAAAAGATAATGAAGTGATTGCAGAAGCATTAAAACATCTTGGTACACCATATGTATTTGGAGGCGAGTCGCCAACGGACGGTTTTGACTGTTCCGCATTTGTTGCGTATGTATTTCAACACGCATCGGACGTCTATCTTCCGAGATCAACCGATCAGCAGTGGCAAGTTGGAGAAGAAGTTGCTCGCGCAGATTTAAAGCCAGGAGACGTTATCTTTTTTAAAGACACGTATCGTGAAGGGATTTCACACGTCGGCATCTATGCAGGCGGTAATCAGTTTATTCATGCCAAGCGCAGCGAAAATGTGACGGTGGATTACCTGACAAGCAGCTACTGGACATCTAAGTACGCAGGAGCAAGGCGCTACGATGACTTAGCGCTGTCAAAAGACAATCCATTTGTGACGGAATCTCTTAAATATGTAGGAGAAGTACCTTACGCACAAGGGGGGACAAGTCCTTCTGCAGGCTTTGATACGGCTGGTTTTGTTCAATACATTTACAAAGAAGCAGCTGGAAAAGACATTCCGCGCTATGCGAGTCAGCAGTGGGAAGCAGGAGAAACCATTTCACAATCTGACTTGAAGCCGGGAGATCTCGTCTTTTTTGAAGGAAGTTCGCTTATTCCATCTATCTATATTGGAAATGATTACGTCGTTCACGTATCTACATCCCAAGGCGTGAAAATTACAAACTATAAAGTAGACAGCTACTGGGCGCCTAAATACTACGGAGCAAAGCGCATGCCATAA